The bacterium genome contains a region encoding:
- a CDS encoding tRNA-binding protein codes for MDTISFNDFEKIDIRIGTVVEASVPEWSHWVMKIKADFGEELGIKQAFSGIMKFYKPEDLTGKQFPFVVNLKPKTIGPEKELSEVMMVMAVPKEDEETPTVLFSLPEVVPNGTKVR; via the coding sequence ATGGACACAATAAGCTTTAATGATTTTGAAAAAATAGACATTAGGATTGGTACTGTTGTTGAAGCATCTGTTCCTGAGTGGAGTCACTGGGTGATGAAAATAAAAGCAGATTTTGGAGAAGAGCTAGGAATAAAACAAGCCTTTTCTGGAATAATGAAGTTTTACAAACCAGAAGACTTAACAGGAAAGCAGTTTCCATTCGTAGTTAATTTAAAACCCAAAACAATAGGGCCTGAAAAAGAGTTAAGTGAAGTGATGATGGTAATGGCAGTACCCAAAGAAGATGAAGAGACTCCAACAGTTTTATTCAGTCTTCCTGAAGTTGTTCCGAATGGGACAAAGGTTCGCTAA